The following proteins are co-located in the bacterium genome:
- a CDS encoding lipoprotein-releasing ABC transporter permease subunit — translation MVLPFEYQIGLRYLKAKQKETFISLISVISVAGVALGVMALIIVMSVMNGFRDDIRQKIIGSQAHVILATYDQSGIDNWETVLKKAEAHPRVLGISPYLANQIMLKKDHHVEGAMVWGIDTARETKVTRLSENMKSGSLTNLDVKPDNAANALNGRGIVLGIEIARKLGVLIGDEIIVVAPVFKVTAAGTMPKVTKLKVVGIFEAGMYEYDATFSYISLETAQILFELPGTVNGMSAKVDDLDEARHVAQDLQKLGNDFWVRDFMSMNKNLATALETEKLVMFIILIMIVTVAAFNIASTLIMVVMEKKKDIGVLKALGAGRRFILRLFLVEGAAIGVGGTLLGLAGGLLACLALEFYPLHIPGGGSVYYIEYLPVNMQGMDVLMITLFSMVVCLISAVYPAWQASKLDPVEAIRYE, via the coding sequence GTGGTATTGCCGTTTGAATATCAAATAGGGTTGCGTTATTTAAAGGCCAAACAAAAGGAGACTTTTATCTCGCTGATTTCTGTGATCTCGGTTGCCGGGGTTGCATTGGGTGTGATGGCCCTGATTATTGTCATGTCCGTGATGAATGGATTTCGGGATGATATTCGGCAAAAAATTATCGGCTCGCAGGCGCATGTGATTTTGGCTACCTATGATCAAAGTGGTATTGATAATTGGGAAACAGTCCTGAAAAAAGCCGAAGCCCATCCGCGCGTTTTGGGTATTTCACCTTATTTGGCCAACCAGATAATGCTGAAAAAGGATCACCATGTTGAAGGGGCCATGGTCTGGGGAATTGATACAGCCCGAGAGACCAAGGTTACCAGACTTTCTGAGAACATGAAAAGCGGTTCCTTGACGAATCTGGATGTTAAACCCGATAATGCCGCCAATGCACTGAATGGACGCGGGATTGTCCTGGGAATAGAGATTGCCCGTAAACTGGGTGTGCTCATTGGGGATGAAATTATCGTGGTGGCACCGGTCTTTAAAGTGACGGCAGCCGGAACCATGCCCAAAGTGACGAAGCTCAAGGTTGTCGGGATTTTTGAGGCGGGCATGTATGAATATGATGCGACGTTTTCCTATATTTCCCTGGAAACCGCCCAGATACTCTTTGAACTTCCCGGCACCGTCAATGGCATGTCCGCCAAAGTAGATGATTTGGATGAGGCGCGGCATGTGGCGCAAGATTTGCAAAAACTCGGGAATGATTTTTGGGTAAGGGATTTTATGTCGATGAACAAGAATTTAGCGACTGCGCTGGAGACGGAAAAACTTGTGATGTTTATTATTCTGATTATGATTGTGACAGTCGCTGCGTTTAATATTGCTTCCACCCTGATCATGGTTGTGATGGAGAAAAAAAAGGATATCGGTGTCCTCAAGGCTTTGGGTGCCGGCCGCCGGTTTATCCTGCGCCTTTTTCTGGTGGAAGGCGCGGCAATTGGTGTTGGCGGGACCTTGCTGGGGCTGGCCGGAGGATTGCTTGCCTGCCTGGCACTGGAATTTTATCCGCTGCATATTCCCGGCGGCGGAAGTGTTTACTATATTGAATACTTACCCGTGAATATGCAGGGAATGGATGTTTTGATGATTACGTTGTTTTCTATGGTGGTTTGTTTGATTTCTGCGGTCTACCCAGCCTGGCAGGCTTCGAAACTTGACCCGGTGGAAGCGATTCGTTATGAGTGA
- the lysS gene encoding lysine--tRNA ligase codes for MSEKELIQQRLEKIQSLRDSGVEPYAYHYARSHSTQAITATFERLQGEDQSDVKVSSAGRIKALRMHGKTVFGHLQDESGQVQIYLRTNELGEELFAVVKRLDVGDFLGVKGPVFRTRTGELTIRVEEFTLLAKAVRAMPEKWHGVKDVEVRYRQRYLDLLANEKSRSVFRTRFRIVKEIRNFLDQLGFLEVETPMMQAIPGGAAAKPFMTHHNALGRDLYLRIAPELYLKRLLVGGFEKVFELNRNFRNEGISTMHNPEFTMLEVYQAYVDGKTMMELTEKLFSHLAKIIHGSTTIVYQGKEIQLAAPWRRLGYIEAVNEQTGVDVWNMTLEKLQALCKEHHLESPEKASKAEYVEILFEGLVEPKLIQPTFVIDFPIELSPLAKQKEGRPELADRFEPYIAGHEYANGFSELNDPVEQKNRFELQGKKRDKGDEEAQMMDEDYIRALEYGFPPAGGLGIGIDRLVMLLTDSPSIRDVILFPQLRQIKQVNQDDGEPVAAAPDIATQP; via the coding sequence GTGTCGGAAAAAGAATTGATCCAACAAAGATTGGAAAAAATCCAGTCATTACGTGATTCCGGTGTGGAGCCCTATGCGTATCACTATGCTCGCTCCCACAGTACTCAGGCGATCACAGCCACTTTTGAGCGTTTGCAGGGAGAAGACCAATCGGATGTGAAGGTATCATCTGCCGGAAGAATAAAGGCTTTGCGTATGCACGGTAAGACGGTTTTTGGCCACCTTCAGGATGAGAGTGGACAGGTGCAGATTTATTTACGTACGAATGAACTGGGTGAGGAACTATTTGCAGTTGTGAAGCGTCTGGATGTCGGCGATTTTCTTGGTGTCAAGGGGCCGGTTTTTAGAACCCGCACCGGCGAGCTCACGATTCGGGTGGAAGAATTCACTTTATTGGCCAAAGCGGTTCGAGCCATGCCGGAAAAATGGCATGGGGTTAAGGATGTCGAAGTGCGGTACCGGCAGCGTTACCTCGACTTGCTTGCCAATGAAAAATCCCGTTCGGTTTTTCGGACTCGGTTTCGTATTGTGAAAGAAATCAGAAATTTTCTTGATCAGTTGGGCTTTTTAGAGGTGGAAACACCGATGATGCAGGCGATTCCGGGCGGCGCGGCAGCCAAACCCTTTATGACCCATCACAATGCCCTTGGTCGTGACTTGTACTTGCGCATTGCGCCTGAATTGTATTTGAAGCGTCTTTTGGTAGGTGGCTTTGAAAAGGTTTTTGAACTTAATCGTAATTTCCGTAATGAGGGAATCAGTACAATGCATAATCCTGAGTTTACCATGCTGGAGGTCTATCAGGCGTATGTGGACGGAAAGACCATGATGGAACTGACGGAAAAACTTTTTTCTCATCTGGCTAAAATTATTCACGGCAGTACCACCATTGTTTATCAGGGCAAGGAAATTCAACTGGCCGCGCCCTGGCGCCGCTTGGGATATATTGAAGCAGTGAATGAACAGACCGGCGTGGATGTCTGGAACATGACACTGGAAAAATTACAGGCACTGTGTAAGGAACATCATTTGGAATCTCCGGAAAAAGCCTCCAAAGCTGAGTATGTTGAGATACTGTTTGAAGGGTTGGTTGAGCCTAAGTTAATTCAACCGACATTTGTGATTGATTTTCCCATTGAGCTTTCACCGTTGGCCAAGCAAAAAGAGGGACGGCCGGAATTGGCGGATCGTTTTGAGCCTTACATTGCCGGGCATGAATACGCCAATGGTTTTTCCGAATTGAATGATCCGGTGGAACAGAAAAATCGGTTTGAACTACAAGGCAAGAAACGCGATAAAGGTGATGAAGAAGCTCAGATGATGGATGAGGATTATATTCGTGCCTTGGAATATGGATTTCCGCCGGCCGGTGGATTGGGGATTGGGATTGATCGTCTCGTCATGCTCTTGACCGATTCGCCCTCGATCCGGGATGTTATTCTTTTCCCTCAACTGCGGCAGATCAAACAGGTAAACCAGGATGATGGTGAGCCGGTGGCGGCTGCGCCGGATATCGCAACCCAACCTTAA
- a CDS encoding UvrB/UvrC motif-containing protein yields the protein MLCHLCHQEEASVYLIETIEGKQTTMHICETCAQNRHLGEMLSKPAMVIHELLASILELGSAALTAKGLRCTQCGMTFTRFREVGRLGCPQCYDAFYENLLSLMRQFHQSEEHRGRKQSSAAENKKNRHEELKKLKEQLHEAVTTEKYEMAAKLRDRIQQFGKAGDAS from the coding sequence ATGTTGTGTCATTTGTGTCATCAGGAAGAGGCTTCGGTCTACCTGATTGAAACGATTGAAGGCAAGCAAACGACCATGCATATTTGTGAAACGTGTGCGCAAAATAGGCATTTGGGTGAAATGCTTTCCAAACCGGCCATGGTAATTCATGAACTTTTGGCCTCGATTTTAGAGCTGGGATCCGCCGCTTTGACCGCGAAAGGGCTGCGGTGTACGCAGTGCGGGATGACATTTACGCGCTTTCGCGAAGTTGGCCGCTTGGGATGTCCGCAGTGTTATGATGCTTTTTATGAAAATCTTCTTTCATTGATGCGTCAATTCCATCAGTCTGAGGAACACCGGGGGAGAAAACAATCGTCTGCTGCTGAGAATAAAAAGAACCGGCATGAAGAATTAAAAAAATTAAAGGAACAACTGCACGAAGCAGTCACGACGGAAAAATATGAAATGGCGGCCAAGCTTAGAGACCGCATCCAGCAGTTTGGAAAAGCGGGGGATGCATCATGA
- a CDS encoding ATP-dependent Clp protease ATP-binding subunit, with amino-acid sequence MFDKFTERAKKIINLAREEAARLGHDYIGTEHLLLGLIKEGGGVASAVLENLGLDLERIKLEVEKSINMGGGTMTLGEVPFTPRAKKVLELALEEAQALGHNYIGTEHILLGLIREGEGVASRVLERFNLRIEKAREMTIYLLGGNLPKYMQSQARTNTPTLDAFGRDLTQLSREGKLDPVIGREEEIERVIQILCRRTKNNPVLIGEPGVGKTAIAEGLAQNIVTGNVPELLLGKRIVTLDLAAVVAGTKYRGEFEERLKTVMQEIKTAAFSIVLFIDELHTLVGAGAAEGAIDASNMLKPALARGEVQCIGATTMDEYRKYIEKDGALERRFQSIKVNAPSVDEAIQILKGLRDRYEAHHRVHYTDDALVAAVRLSERYISGRLLPDKAIDVMDEAGARARLSAAILPPDLKQTEDEIEEINQEKEAAIKTQEFERAASLRDKIKALRQKKEEKKRIWEQSRNQNVVNVTEEDLAIIVSKWTGVPVFKLEEKESAKLLRMEDEIHKRIIGQEEAISAISRSVRRSRAGVADPRRPIGSFIFLGPTGVGKTEMARALAEFLFEDENTLIRIDMSEYMEKFAVSRLVGAPPGYIGHDEGGQLTEKVRRNPYSVILFDEVEKAHPDVFNILLQVLEDGRLTDNNGRIIDFKNTVVIMTSNIGARLIDKGGASLGFQPASEDGNHVGMKDKVMAEVRKVFNPEFLNRVDEVIVFHSLDKKHLEKIIDLLMGYVNSRLKEKNVRLEVTPEIKDFLIERGYNPQMGARPLKRAIQRLVEDPLAELILKGSVQDGSVVYPTPVNDTIKFEVKVEA; translated from the coding sequence ATGTTTGATAAATTTACAGAGCGGGCAAAAAAAATCATTAATCTGGCGCGTGAGGAAGCAGCGCGGTTGGGCCATGATTATATCGGTACGGAGCATTTACTGCTCGGGCTTATTAAAGAGGGCGGCGGCGTTGCCTCGGCAGTCCTGGAAAATTTAGGCCTGGATCTGGAGCGGATTAAACTAGAGGTGGAAAAATCCATTAATATGGGCGGCGGCACCATGACCTTGGGAGAAGTGCCGTTTACACCGCGGGCAAAAAAAGTGCTTGAGTTGGCATTGGAAGAAGCCCAGGCACTGGGGCATAACTATATCGGTACCGAGCATATTTTGCTGGGTCTGATCCGTGAGGGTGAGGGTGTGGCCTCCCGGGTTTTGGAACGATTTAATCTTCGTATTGAAAAAGCCCGCGAAATGACAATTTATCTGCTGGGCGGCAATCTTCCGAAATATATGCAGAGTCAGGCAAGGACCAATACACCGACCTTGGATGCATTCGGCCGTGATCTTACGCAATTAAGCCGTGAGGGGAAATTAGATCCGGTGATCGGACGCGAAGAGGAGATTGAACGGGTTATTCAAATTTTATGCCGCCGCACGAAGAATAATCCGGTTTTGATCGGCGAGCCGGGTGTGGGTAAAACAGCCATTGCCGAAGGATTGGCGCAAAATATCGTGACAGGGAATGTTCCGGAATTGTTGTTGGGCAAGCGGATCGTCACACTTGATCTGGCGGCTGTCGTTGCGGGCACGAAATATCGCGGGGAGTTTGAAGAACGGTTAAAAACCGTTATGCAGGAAATCAAAACCGCCGCATTCAGCATCGTTCTGTTCATTGATGAGCTGCACACGTTGGTTGGTGCCGGCGCGGCTGAAGGCGCGATTGATGCATCCAACATGCTCAAACCTGCGCTGGCCAGAGGTGAGGTCCAGTGTATTGGTGCGACAACCATGGATGAATACAGAAAATATATTGAGAAAGACGGCGCTTTGGAGCGGCGGTTTCAGTCAATTAAGGTAAATGCTCCCAGTGTGGATGAAGCGATTCAAATTTTAAAAGGTCTTCGTGATCGCTATGAAGCACATCACCGTGTGCATTATACGGATGATGCCCTGGTCGCGGCAGTGAGGCTTTCGGAACGGTATATCTCCGGACGTCTGTTGCCGGACAAAGCCATTGATGTGATGGATGAAGCGGGCGCGCGGGCGCGGTTGTCTGCTGCGATTCTGCCGCCGGACCTCAAACAGACCGAGGATGAGATTGAGGAGATTAATCAGGAAAAAGAGGCGGCCATCAAGACCCAGGAGTTTGAACGGGCAGCCAGCCTGCGCGATAAAATTAAGGCATTGCGTCAGAAAAAAGAAGAAAAAAAACGTATTTGGGAGCAGTCGCGTAATCAAAATGTTGTGAATGTGACTGAAGAGGATTTGGCAATTATTGTCAGTAAATGGACCGGTGTGCCGGTCTTTAAATTAGAGGAAAAGGAATCGGCCAAGCTGCTGCGCATGGAGGATGAAATTCATAAACGGATTATTGGACAGGAGGAAGCGATTAGCGCGATTTCCCGGTCCGTACGCCGCTCGCGAGCCGGGGTGGCGGATCCGCGGCGGCCGATTGGCTCGTTTATTTTTCTTGGTCCGACCGGTGTGGGTAAAACGGAAATGGCCCGGGCATTGGCGGAATTTCTTTTTGAAGATGAAAATACCCTGATTCGGATTGATATGTCGGAGTATATGGAAAAATTCGCAGTTTCACGCTTGGTGGGCGCGCCTCCCGGGTATATTGGACATGACGAAGGCGGTCAGTTGACGGAGAAGGTTAGACGGAATCCCTATTCAGTGATTTTATTTGATGAGGTGGAAAAAGCCCATCCGGATGTTTTTAATATTCTTTTACAGGTACTGGAAGACGGAAGGCTGACGGATAACAACGGCCGGATTATCGACTTTAAAAATACCGTGGTCATCATGACCAGTAATATTGGAGCGCGTTTAATTGATAAGGGCGGCGCGAGTCTGGGCTTCCAACCGGCATCTGAAGACGGCAATCATGTTGGCATGAAAGATAAGGTGATGGCAGAGGTGCGCAAGGTGTTTAATCCCGAATTTTTAAACCGGGTGGATGAAGTCATTGTGTTTCATAGCCTGGACAAGAAACATTTAGAGAAGATCATTGATTTGCTCATGGGGTATGTCAATAGCAGGCTCAAAGAAAAAAACGTCAGACTTGAGGTAACGCCGGAAATCAAAGATTTTTTGATTGAACGCGGCTATAATCCGCAAATGGGCGCCAGACCATTGAAACGCGCCATTCAACGGCTGGTAGAGGATCCGCTGGCGGAGTTGATTTTAAAGGGTTCTGTTCAGGATGGGTCCGTTGTTTATCCGACGCCGGTCAACGACACGATCAAGTTTGAGGTGAAAGTTGAGGCTTAA
- a CDS encoding ATP--guanido phosphotransferase, with protein MKGKKPAFPAWLRAKTTDDNKIVISTRIRLARNLAQHRFLVTSDKPERKVILGEFENFFSNTTLRPAMHFLRLRDLDSVMRGVFAERGLVHMDSAREPDFTGLATGPGQTLSLIVNEEDHIRIQSIQSGMNLEKGLQSARQLDEVINSTFEVATHKEFGYLSACPTNVGTGLRASVMLNLPALTLTRGIVQVLQAVLHMGLAVRGFYGEGTELKSVFFQVSNQVTLGRTEEEIVQHLAGVTRQIIDREEEARRKLLKEERHLLEDKVGRAIGILAHCHLLGLGEALDLLSAIRLGSELKLIKEVPLNSIHELLLLIQPSHLQMTAKQSLGTAEQLRQRAELVRKRLSVDFFK; from the coding sequence ATGAAAGGGAAGAAACCGGCATTTCCAGCCTGGTTGAGAGCCAAGACCACAGATGATAATAAAATCGTGATTTCGACGCGCATCCGGTTGGCGCGTAATCTTGCGCAGCACCGGTTTTTAGTTACCTCGGATAAACCGGAACGCAAAGTGATTCTTGGAGAATTCGAAAATTTTTTTTCCAATACCACGCTGCGGCCTGCCATGCATTTTTTGAGGTTGCGCGATTTAGACAGTGTTATGCGGGGTGTTTTTGCGGAACGCGGTTTGGTACACATGGATTCGGCACGGGAACCGGATTTTACCGGATTGGCGACCGGGCCGGGCCAAACGCTTTCCCTGATCGTTAACGAGGAGGATCATATTCGGATTCAGTCCATCCAAAGCGGGATGAATCTGGAAAAAGGGCTGCAGTCGGCCCGTCAGCTGGATGAAGTGATTAATAGTACTTTTGAGGTGGCGACGCACAAAGAATTTGGTTATTTAAGTGCTTGTCCAACCAATGTAGGCACCGGCTTGCGTGCATCGGTGATGCTTAATCTGCCTGCATTGACCCTCACACGAGGTATTGTTCAGGTTTTGCAGGCTGTGCTCCATATGGGTCTTGCTGTGCGCGGATTTTACGGAGAAGGGACGGAATTGAAAAGTGTTTTTTTTCAAGTAAGTAACCAAGTGACCCTGGGACGGACAGAAGAAGAGATTGTTCAGCATCTGGCCGGTGTGACCCGTCAGATTATTGATCGTGAAGAAGAAGCGCGTCGGAAATTGCTTAAGGAAGAACGTCACTTACTCGAGGATAAGGTTGGGAGGGCAATTGGTATTCTTGCCCACTGCCATTTACTCGGTTTGGGAGAAGCGCTTGATTTGCTTTCCGCCATCCGTTTGGGTTCGGAGCTGAAGTTGATAAAAGAAGTGCCTTTGAACAGCATTCATGAACTTCTTTTGTTGATACAACCATCCCATCTTCAAATGACGGCCAAGCAGTCGTTGGGTACTGCGGAGCAATTAAGGCAACGTGCTGAATTGGTCCGGAAGAGACTTTCAGTCGATTTCTTTAAATAA
- a CDS encoding ABC transporter ATP-binding protein: MSEQILQLENIKKEFVMGKSRLPVLRGVSLDVTKGELVSIMGPSGAGKTTLLNIAGGLMHPSSGSVTIDGDNLFVKSDEGISQSRNKNIGFVFQMHHLLPEFTAEENVMMPARIAGVGVSAALSRARELLREVGLGERLNHRPGELSGGEQQRVAIARALMNQPKLLLADEPTGDLDGPTAREIHHLFRQINEQQGQTVIMVTHNPELGALAGRTITIEDGRIV; encoded by the coding sequence ATGAGTGAACAAATTTTGCAGCTGGAAAATATAAAAAAAGAATTTGTCATGGGCAAGAGCCGTCTGCCGGTTTTACGCGGAGTGAGTTTGGATGTGACCAAAGGGGAATTGGTATCCATCATGGGTCCGTCGGGTGCAGGTAAAACAACATTGCTCAATATTGCCGGTGGTCTGATGCATCCCTCTTCAGGCAGCGTGACGATAGACGGAGATAATCTTTTTGTGAAGTCGGATGAAGGGATTTCACAGAGCCGGAATAAGAACATCGGATTTGTTTTTCAGATGCATCATCTTTTGCCGGAGTTTACAGCAGAAGAAAATGTGATGATGCCGGCGAGGATTGCCGGTGTTGGGGTATCTGCGGCATTGTCCCGGGCGCGCGAGTTGCTTCGGGAAGTCGGATTGGGAGAACGCTTGAACCATCGGCCGGGAGAACTCTCCGGTGGTGAGCAGCAACGGGTTGCCATTGCCCGGGCGTTGATGAATCAGCCCAAATTATTGTTGGCGGATGAACCGACCGGAGATTTGGACGGACCTACGGCCAGAGAAATCCACCATCTGTTTCGACAGATTAATGAGCAGCAAGGGCAAACAGTAATCATGGTGACGCATAATCCTGAACTAGGTGCATTGGCCGGCCGGACGATTACAATTGAAGATGGGCGTATTGTCTAG